In one Brienomyrus brachyistius isolate T26 chromosome 5, BBRACH_0.4, whole genome shotgun sequence genomic region, the following are encoded:
- the LOC125741922 gene encoding neurexophilin-1-like isoform X2: MDGWMDGPSRGGHPPDIMLTLGQEDSLRHKSSPRDQTKPMGVVGEQSLSPLGRWMLHTKSQAANSTDLELPYHSPVPFSKQEFWEMLGSDLQPDSLSSRVKRRPIVKTGKFKKMFGWGDFYSNIKTVRLNLLITGKIVDHGNGTFSVYFRHNSTGQGNISVSLVPPVKAVEFDLERQSVVYPKDSKIFNCRIDYEKVDRNKKTSLCNYDPSKTCYQEQTQSHVSWICSKPFKVICIYISFYSTDYRLVQKVCPDYNYHNEMPYLPSG; the protein is encoded by the exons atggatggatggatggatggaccttcAAGGGGGGGGCACCCCCCtgatataatg cTGACTCTTGGACAAGAAGACTCTCTGAGACACAAAAGCTCCCCCAGGGATCAGACAAAGCCTATGGGTGTCGTTGGAGAGCAGAGTCTCTCACCACTGGGCCGTTGGATGCTACATACCAAGAGTCAGGCAGCTAACAGCACAGACCTCGAGCTGCCGTACCATTCTCCAGTGCCGTTCTCCAAGCAGGAGTTCTGGGAGATGCTGGGCAGTGACCTGCAGCCCGATTCACTGTCCTCACGGGTTAAGCGCCGGCCGATTGTCAAGACAGGAAAGTTCAAGAAGATGTTTGGGTGGGGTGACTTCTACTCCAATATCAAGACAGTCAGGCTGAACCTGCTGATCACTGGCAAGATTGTGGACCACGGCAATGGCACCTTCAGTGTGTACTTCCGCCACAACTCAACAGGCCAGGGCAACATCTCTGTCAGCCTGGTTCCACCAGTTAAGGCCGTAGAATTTGACCTTGAGCGCCAAAGTGTGGTCTACCCAAAGGACTCCAAGATCTTTAACTGCCGGATTGACTATGAGAAGGTGGACCGGAACAAAAAAACATCCCTCTGCAACTACGACCCCTCCAAAACCTGCTACCAGGAACAGACACAGAGCCATGTCTCTTGGATCTGTTCAAAGCCCTTTAAGGTCATCTGCATCTACATATCCTTCTACAGTACGGACTACCGTCTTGTCCAGAAGGTCTGTCCTGACTACAACTACCATAATGAAATGCCATACCTCCCATCAGGGTAA
- the LOC125741922 gene encoding neurexophilin-1-like isoform X1, which yields MPSSRGFLLLLLNGATCLLTLGQEDSLRHKSSPRDQTKPMGVVGEQSLSPLGRWMLHTKSQAANSTDLELPYHSPVPFSKQEFWEMLGSDLQPDSLSSRVKRRPIVKTGKFKKMFGWGDFYSNIKTVRLNLLITGKIVDHGNGTFSVYFRHNSTGQGNISVSLVPPVKAVEFDLERQSVVYPKDSKIFNCRIDYEKVDRNKKTSLCNYDPSKTCYQEQTQSHVSWICSKPFKVICIYISFYSTDYRLVQKVCPDYNYHNEMPYLPSG from the exons ATGCCTTCTAGCCGAGGTTTCCTCTTGCTGCTGTTGAATGGGGCAACTTGCTTG cTGACTCTTGGACAAGAAGACTCTCTGAGACACAAAAGCTCCCCCAGGGATCAGACAAAGCCTATGGGTGTCGTTGGAGAGCAGAGTCTCTCACCACTGGGCCGTTGGATGCTACATACCAAGAGTCAGGCAGCTAACAGCACAGACCTCGAGCTGCCGTACCATTCTCCAGTGCCGTTCTCCAAGCAGGAGTTCTGGGAGATGCTGGGCAGTGACCTGCAGCCCGATTCACTGTCCTCACGGGTTAAGCGCCGGCCGATTGTCAAGACAGGAAAGTTCAAGAAGATGTTTGGGTGGGGTGACTTCTACTCCAATATCAAGACAGTCAGGCTGAACCTGCTGATCACTGGCAAGATTGTGGACCACGGCAATGGCACCTTCAGTGTGTACTTCCGCCACAACTCAACAGGCCAGGGCAACATCTCTGTCAGCCTGGTTCCACCAGTTAAGGCCGTAGAATTTGACCTTGAGCGCCAAAGTGTGGTCTACCCAAAGGACTCCAAGATCTTTAACTGCCGGATTGACTATGAGAAGGTGGACCGGAACAAAAAAACATCCCTCTGCAACTACGACCCCTCCAAAACCTGCTACCAGGAACAGACACAGAGCCATGTCTCTTGGATCTGTTCAAAGCCCTTTAAGGTCATCTGCATCTACATATCCTTCTACAGTACGGACTACCGTCTTGTCCAGAAGGTCTGTCCTGACTACAACTACCATAATGAAATGCCATACCTCCCATCAGGGTAA
- the LOC125741922 gene encoding neurexophilin-1-like isoform X3, with protein MMSTSRLFFQLTLGQEDSLRHKSSPRDQTKPMGVVGEQSLSPLGRWMLHTKSQAANSTDLELPYHSPVPFSKQEFWEMLGSDLQPDSLSSRVKRRPIVKTGKFKKMFGWGDFYSNIKTVRLNLLITGKIVDHGNGTFSVYFRHNSTGQGNISVSLVPPVKAVEFDLERQSVVYPKDSKIFNCRIDYEKVDRNKKTSLCNYDPSKTCYQEQTQSHVSWICSKPFKVICIYISFYSTDYRLVQKVCPDYNYHNEMPYLPSG; from the exons ATGATGAGTACATCACGCCTGTTTTTTCAG cTGACTCTTGGACAAGAAGACTCTCTGAGACACAAAAGCTCCCCCAGGGATCAGACAAAGCCTATGGGTGTCGTTGGAGAGCAGAGTCTCTCACCACTGGGCCGTTGGATGCTACATACCAAGAGTCAGGCAGCTAACAGCACAGACCTCGAGCTGCCGTACCATTCTCCAGTGCCGTTCTCCAAGCAGGAGTTCTGGGAGATGCTGGGCAGTGACCTGCAGCCCGATTCACTGTCCTCACGGGTTAAGCGCCGGCCGATTGTCAAGACAGGAAAGTTCAAGAAGATGTTTGGGTGGGGTGACTTCTACTCCAATATCAAGACAGTCAGGCTGAACCTGCTGATCACTGGCAAGATTGTGGACCACGGCAATGGCACCTTCAGTGTGTACTTCCGCCACAACTCAACAGGCCAGGGCAACATCTCTGTCAGCCTGGTTCCACCAGTTAAGGCCGTAGAATTTGACCTTGAGCGCCAAAGTGTGGTCTACCCAAAGGACTCCAAGATCTTTAACTGCCGGATTGACTATGAGAAGGTGGACCGGAACAAAAAAACATCCCTCTGCAACTACGACCCCTCCAAAACCTGCTACCAGGAACAGACACAGAGCCATGTCTCTTGGATCTGTTCAAAGCCCTTTAAGGTCATCTGCATCTACATATCCTTCTACAGTACGGACTACCGTCTTGTCCAGAAGGTCTGTCCTGACTACAACTACCATAATGAAATGCCATACCTCCCATCAGGGTAA